Proteins co-encoded in one Dasypus novemcinctus isolate mDasNov1 chromosome 6, mDasNov1.1.hap2, whole genome shotgun sequence genomic window:
- the NKX2-3 gene encoding homeobox protein Nkx-2.3 → MMLPSPVTSTPFSVKDILNLEQQQQHFHGAHLQADLEHHFHSAPCMLAAAEGAQFSDGGEEDEEEVGEKLSYLNSLAAADGQGDPGLCPQSYVHTVLRDSCSGPKEHEEEPEIVRDRSQKNCLLKKPLEAAGDCKSAEESERPKPRSRRKPRVLFSQAQVFELERRFKQQRYLSAPEREHLASSLKLTSTQVKIWFQNRRYKCKRQRQDKSLELSTHAPPPPPPRRVAVPVLVRDGKPCVTPGAQAYGAPYSVGAGAYSYNSFPAYGYGNSAAAAAAAAAAAAAAAAAYSGSYGCAYPAGGGGGGGGGGGGGASAAAMQPACSAAGGGPFVNMSNLGGFGGGGGAQPLHQGPAAGAACAQGTLQGIRAW, encoded by the exons ATGATGTTACCAAGCCCGGTCACCTCCACCCCTTTCTcagtcaaagacattttgaatctggagcagcagcagcagcacttcCACGGCGCGCACTTGCAGGCAGACTTGGAGCACCACTTCCACTCGGCGCCCTGCATGCTGGCCGCTGCCGAAGGGGCACAGTTTTCTGACGGAGGGGAGGAGGACGAGGAAGAAGTGGGCGAGAAACTGTCTTACTTGAACTCATTAGCCGCAGCCGACGGCCAGGGGGATCCGGGGCTCTGTCCCCAGAGCTATGTCCACACGGTCCTGCGAGACTCGTGCAGCGGGCCCAAGGAACATGAAGAGGAGCCCGAGATCGTGAGGGACCGGAGCCAAA AAAACTGCCTGCTGAAGAAGCCCTTGGAGGCGGCGGGAGACTGCAAATCGGCAGAGGAGAGCGAGAGGCCGAAACCGCGCAGCCGCCGGAAGCCCCGAGTCCTCTTCTCTCAAGCCCAGGTCTTCGAGCTGGAGCGCAGGTTCAAGCAGCAGCGGTACCTGTCGGCGCCCGAGCGCGAGCATCTCGCCAGCAGCCTGAAGCTCACGTCCACGCAAGTCAAGATCTGGTTCCAGAACCGCAGGTACAAGTGCAAGAGACAGCGGCAGGACAAGTCTCTGGAGCTGAGCACGCacgcgcccccgccgcccccgccgcgccgGGTGGCCGTGCCGGTGCTGGTGCGGGACGGCAAACCGTGCGTCACGCCCGGCGCGCAGGCCTATGGCGCGCCCTACAGCGTGGGCGCCGGCGCCTACTCGTACAACAGCTTCCCGGCCTATGGCTACGGGAACTcggccgccgctgccgccgccgccgctgccgccgccgccgccgccgccgcggcctaCAGCGGGAGCTACGGCTGTGCGTACCCGgccggtggcggcggcggcggcggcggcggcgggggcggcggggcctcGGCGGCGGCCATGCAGCCCGCCTGCAGCGCGGCGGGAGGCGGCCCCTTTGTGAACATGAGCAACCTGGGCGGCttcggcggcggcggcggcgctcaGCCCCTGCACCAGGGCCCTGCGGCAGGGGCCGCGTGCGCGCAAGGCACCTTGCAGGGCATCCGGGCCTGGTAG